A genomic region of Gossypium hirsutum isolate 1008001.06 chromosome D01, Gossypium_hirsutum_v2.1, whole genome shotgun sequence contains the following coding sequences:
- the LOC107934687 gene encoding ATP-dependent DNA helicase 2 subunit KU70, whose amino-acid sequence MDLDPEDVFKDEEDDPDNEFFQQSESSKEYVVYLVDASRKMFSTTCPGNDQKDETHFHTAVSCIAGSLKTQIISRSYDEVAICFFNTREKKNLQDLNGVFVFNVAEREHLDRPTARLIKEFDCIEESFMREIGSQYGIVPGSRENSLYNALWVAQALLRKGSIKTADKRILLFTNEDDPFGSLQDAAKKDMTRTTLQRAKDAQDLGISIELLPLSRPDSEFNVSTFYADLIGLDGEDLAQFMPSASQKLEDMKDQLRKRMFTKRVVRRIGFHIANGLSIELNTYALIRPTVPGAITWLDSVTNHPLKTERSLICEDTGALIQEPPKLFQPYRNENVKFLPEEIAEIKRISPGKLRLLGFKPLSCLKDYYNLRPSTFVYASDQEVVGSTCIFIALHRSMLKHNRFAVAYYGASNHPQLVALVAQDEITSAGAQMEPPGMHMIYLPYSDDIRDDEEIFPDTEEDAPRADEDQIQKAAALIKRIYVKDFSAFQFANPALQRHYAVLQALALAEDDIPETTDETAPDEEGLTRPAVVRAAEAFKHSVYGDSYDEESDMGKEKMSEASRKRKAIAENAAKDYDWGNLADKGSPTWNVFS is encoded by the exons ATGGATTTGGACCCAGAAGATGTTTTCAAGGACGAAGAAGACGACCCAGATAACGAATTCTTCCAG CAAAGTGAGAGTTCCAAAGAGTATGTTGTTTACTTGGTCGATGCTTCTCGGAAAATGTTCAGCACGACATGTCCTGGT AATGACCAAAAGGATGAAACTCATTTCCACACCGCTGTTAGCTGTATTGCTGGATCACTCAAGACTCAAATCATTAGTAGATCGTATGATGAAGTTGCAATTTGCTTCTTTAACACT AGGGAAAAGAAGAACTTGCAAGATTTAAATggtgtttttgtttttaatgttgCTGAAAGGGAGCACCTAGACAGGCCTACAGCTAGGCTTATTAAAGAATTTGACTGTATAGAAG AATCATTTATGAGAGAAATTGGGAGTCAGTATGGTATTGTTCCCGGGTCTCGGGAGAATTCCCTTTATAATGCCCTCTGGGTTGCTCAAGCTCTTCTTCGTAAAGG GTCTATTAAGACAGCTGATAAGCGAATTCTTCTCTTTACTAACGAAGATGATCCCTTTGGAAGTCTCCAGGATGCTGCAAAAAAAGATATGACAAGAACTACATTGCAGCGAGCTAAA GATGCACAAGATCTTGGAATCTCAATTGAACTTCTCCCTTTGAGTCGTCCAGATTCAGAGTTCAATGTTTCTACCTTCTATGCT gaTTTGATTGGGTTAGATGGTGAGGATCTTGCTCAATTCATGCCTTCTGCCAGCCAGAA ATTGGAAGATATGAAAGATCAACTGAGAAAGCGTATGTTCACAAAGCGAGTAGTTAGAAGGATTGGATTTCATATTGCCAATGGACTGTCAATTGAGCTGAATACTTATGCTTTAATTCGTCCTACAGTTCCAG GGGCCATTACATGGCTTGATTCTGTCACAAATCATCCTTTAAAG ACTGAAAGATCTTTGATATGTGAGGATACTGGTGCACTGATTCAGGAACCTCCTAAGCTCTTTCAGCCGTATAGAAA TGAGAATGTCAAGTTTTTACCAGAGGAAATAGCTGAGATAAAAAGAATATCACCCGGAAAACTTCGTCTTCTTGGATTCAAGCCATTAAGTTGCTTAAAAGATTACTACAACTTGAGACCATCCACGTTTGTATACGCCAGTGACCAG GAAGTGGTGGGTAGCACCTGCATTTTCATTGCCTTGCATAGATCTATGCTAAAGCACAATCG TTTTGCAGTTGCATATTATGGGGCCTCAAATCATCCTCAATTAGTTGCCTTAGTTGCACAA GATGAGATTACCAGTGCTGGAGCTCAAATGGAGCCGCCTGGAATGCACATGATATACCTTCCGTACTCTGATGACATCAGAGATGATGAAGAG ATATTTCCAGATACAGAAGAGGATGCACCTCGAGCTGATGAGGATCAAATTCAAAAGGCTGCTGCTTTAATAAAACGTATTTATGTGAAGGATTTTTCTGCTTTCCAATTTGCTAACCCTG CTCTGCAGAGACATTATGCAGTATTGCAGGCTCTAGCTTTAGCAGAAGATGATATTCCAGAGACCACTGATGAGACAGCACCTGATGAGGAAGGTTTGACTAG ACCAGCAGTTGTTAGGGCAGCAGAAGCATTTAAGCATTCTGTTTATGGGGACAGCTATGATGAGGAAAGTGACATGGGTAAAGAAAAAATGAGTGAGGCCTCTAGAAAACGTAAAGCTATTGCAGAAAATGCAGCTAAGGATTATGATTGGGGTAACCTTGCAGACAAGGGCAG CCCTACTTGGAACGTATTCAGTTGA
- the LOC107934688 gene encoding LEAF RUST 10 DISEASE-RESISTANCEUS RECEPTOR-LIKE PROTEIN KINASE-like 2.1 encodes MPLFISAISYPLLVLFTIILWSVQVPPLLSSSNEHYVGCSKQFHCGKIKNVSYPFWGGDRPEYCGQPGLKLTCLEDEETQITIMSVSYKVIEININLQAFTVARIDYLQSLCPQTLLNTTLNFNLLSYAWNLENITLYYHCPLISNISSGFPSLFNCSTSNGADMVNYYVIASVLGNLSTEVKDGLRSCDSHVIVPAFYTAVETIKRNPTPDTLVLPLGNGFGLKWDANIASKCEDCNGSGGRCGYNNSLNQFTCYCPNHTDASTCLQSGSSVGTSLKIKLIIGFTVVGATIMVVCFMVFALRLKKGSLSSGMLMSLQRNKRKNSERIEAFIMRYGSDLAPKRYSYSDIKKITKSFKDKLGEGGFGSVYKGKLPGGRLVAVKVLSESREDGEEFINEVASISRTSHVNVVTFLGFCYESSIRALLYEFMPNGSLDKYIYHHRSPDKSCILNRKTMFEIAVGVARGLEYLHRGCNTRILHLDIKPHNILLDENFVPKISDFGLAKLCERKGSILSSITARGTIGYIAPELFCRNFGGVSYKADVYSYGMMVLEMVGAKENIHVGGPLTSEMNFPSWIYKHLEQEAFNLEGITVEDEEITRKMIIVSLWCIQTNPSDRPSMTKVLEMLQGNLQSLATPPRPFLFSPQRSPPNSLSAISFFASSITMNIE; translated from the exons ATGCCTCTCTTTATATCTGCAATTTCATATCCCCTCCTGGTTCTTTTCACCATTATCCTTTGGTCTGTTCAAGTTCCACCATTGTTAAGTTCAAGCAATGAACACTATGTGGGCTGCAGCAAACAGTTCCATTGTGGGAAGATAAAAAATGTTAGCTACCCTTTTTGGGGAGGTGACAGGCCTGAGTATTGTGGTCAACCAGGGTTGAAGTTAACTTGCCTGGAAGATGAAGAAACCCAGATTACAATCATGTCTGTAAGTTACAAAGTCATTGAGATCAACATCAATTTACAAGCTTTCACTGTTGCAAGAATTGATTATCTTCAATCCCTTTGTCCCCAAACCCTGCTCAATACCACCTTGAACTTCAACCTTTTGAGTTATGCTTGGAACCTTGAGAACATAACATTGTATTACCATTGCCCTTTGATTTCCAACATATCTTCAGGGTTTCCAAGTCTGTTTAACTGCAGCACCAGCAATGGAGCAGATATGGTGAATTACTATGTTATAGCATCTGTTCTGGGCAACCTTTCAACTGAAGTGAAAGACGGGTTGAGATCTTGTGATAGCCATGTGATTGTTCCAGCTTTTTATACTGCAGTTGAGACAATCAAGAGAAACCCAACTCCAGATACTTTGGTTTTGCCTCTTGGTAATGGATTTGGATTGAAATGGGATGCAAATATAGCTTCCAAATGTGAAGACTGCAATGGTTCTGGGGGTAGGTGTGGGTATAATAACAGTTTGAATCAATTCACTTGTTATTGCCCAAATCATACTGATGCATCAACTTGTCTTCAATCAG GGTCGTCTGTTGGTACCAGTTTGAAGATTAAGCTGATCATAG GGTTTACAGTGGTAGGGGCTACtatcatggtagtttgctttatGGTGTTTGCCTTGAGGCTTAAGAAAGGATCGTTGTCAAGCGGAATGCTGATGAGTTTGCAGCGAAATAAAAGGAAGAACAGTGAAAGGATTGAGGCATTCATCATGAGATATGGTTCAGATCTTGCTCCGAAGCGGTATTCTTATTCGGACATCAAGAAAATCACCAAGTCGTTCAAAGACAAGCTTGGCGAAGGCGGATTCGGCAGTGTCTACAAAGGTAAGCTGCCAGGTGGACGTCTTGTTGCAGTTAAAGTCTTGAGTGAATCTAGGGAAGATGGAGAGGAATTCATTAACGAAGTGGCGAGTATTAGTCGAACTTCTCATGTTAACGTAGTGACGTTTCTTGGATTTTGTTATGAGAGTTCGATAAGAGCTTTGTTATATGAGTTCATGCCGAATGGATCGCTGGATAAGTACATCTACCACCACAGATCACCAGATAAAAGTTGTATACTGAACCGGAAAACAATGTTTGAAATTGCTGTCGGCGTTGCACGAGGGTTGGAATATCTACATCGAGGATGTAACACGAGAATTTTGCACTTAGACATAAAACCTCATAACATCCTTTTAGACGAAAACTTTGTTCCCAAGATTTCGGATTTTGGTCTTGCTAAGTTATGTGAGCGGAAGGGAAGCATTCTTTCGTCGATAACTGCACGAGGAACAATAGGATACATTGCTCCAGAACTATTTTGTCGAAACTTCGGAGGCGTTTCTTACAAAGCCGATGTTTATAGCTATGGGATGATGGTTCTTGAAATGGTCGGAGCGAAGGAAAACATTCATGTCGGAGGGCCTTTAACAAGTGAAATGAACTTCCCTTCATGGATTTACAAACATCTCGAACAAGAAGCATTCAATCTTGAAGGAATCACGGTGGAAGATGAAGAAATAACTAGGAAGATGATTATAGTGAGCTTATGGTGCATTCAAACTAATCCATCAGACCGACCATCAATGACTAAAGTGCTAGAAATGTTACAAGGAAACCTTCAATCACTAGCAACTCCACCAAGACCTTTCTTGTTTTCTCCTCAACGGTCGCCCCCAAACTCCTTGTCGGCAATATCATTTTTTGCATCTTCTATTACCATGAATATCGAATAA